The Pseudomonadota bacterium genome includes the window TGTGCACCTACGTGCGACACCACCAGCAGAAGATCGTGCTGTTCCTGGCGGCGATGCGCCACCACGCGCAATCCCTGCGCGAGGCGGGCTACGAGGTGGAGTACCACGCGCTGGAGGAGGACGGTGACACCCCCTTTGAGGACAAGCTCGCCGCCTGCTTGAAGCGCGAGGGAGCCAATGAGCTGGTGCACTTCGAGGTGGAGGACAAACCCTTCGAAAAGCGACTGCAGCACTTCGCCGAGCGCCACGACCTCGCCTGTGAAGTACTCGAGAACCCCATGTTTCTCTGCCCACGCGAACGCTTCGCGCAATACCTGGAGGGCGCCCGGCGCCCCTTCATGGCGGAGTTTTACAAGCAGGAGCGCAAGCGCCTCGGCGTACTGATGGAGGCGGATGGCGAGAACCCGATCGGCGGCCAATGGAGCTTCGATGCGGACAACCGCCGTAAGCTCCCCGCCTCCCAGGACATCCCTGAGCTGCCGGGGCGCCGGCTGGATGAGATCACTCAGGCGGTGATCGAACTGGTGACCCGAGAGTTCCCCGACCACCCCGGCGATGGCAATCAGTTCTGGTTCCCGGTGACCCGCCGCCAGGCGTTGGCCTGGCTCAAGCGCTTCATCGACGAGCGCCTCGAATTGTTCGGTCCCTACCAGGACGCCCTGACCACGCGCTCACCCACCGTGTTTCACAGCGTGCTGACGCCGATGCTCAACCTCGGCCTGATCACCCCGCGCGATGTGCTCTACCGGGTCGAGCGCGCCCATCGCGACCACCCCGAGCTGCCGCTCCAGAGCATCGAGGGGTTCATTCGCCAGATCATCGGCTGGCGCGAGTTCATCCGCGGCATCTACCGCCATCACGGCGAGACCCAGGCTGAACGCAACCACTGGCAGCACACGCGCGAGCTCACCGACGATTGGTACGAAGGCACCACGGGCATACCGCCCCTGGACGACTCGATCCGCGACGTACAACGGCTCGGCTGGGTTCACCACATTCCGCGCCTGATGGTGTTCGGCAACCTCATGACCCTGTGCGAGATCCATCCGCACCGCGTGCACGACTGGTTCATGGAGATGTTCGTCGACTCCTCCGAGTGGGTGATGGGCCCCAACGTATACGGCATGGGCATCTTCAGCGATGGCGGCATTTTTGCCACCAAACCCTACATCTGCGGCTCGAATTACCTGTTGAAGATGAGCGACTATCGCAAGGGCGAGTGGTGCGATGTGGTGGATGGCCTGTACTGGCGGTTCATCGCGCGCCACCGTGAGCAGTTCGCCAGCAACCCCCGCCTCTCGATGATGACGCGCACCCTGGACAAGATGAAAGACACCCGCCGGGAGACGATCTTCAGCGCTGCCGAAGCCTTTCTCGAGGCGAAGACGCGCGCCGCGTGAACGCTGACATGGGCAACACCGCGGCGCCGCAGGCCGAAGCGGCCGCCGTGCTGGTTCACGGCATCATGGATCTCGGACGCATCTTCCGTCCCCTGCAAGGGACCCTCGAAGAGGCCGGCATCGCGAGCAGCGCACCCAACCTCGTCCCTAACCACGGGGGTGCCCGCCTGGAGGCGCTGGCCGAACAGCTCGCCGAGCACATCGAACAGCACGTACCTGCCACTCAGCCCGTGCATCTGCTCGGCTTCAGCATGGGCGCCATCGTCTCGCGCTACTACCTGCAGGCGCTCGGGGGCATCGAGCGCACGGCGCAGTTTCTCTCGGTCTGCGCGCCTCACCACGGCACCCAGTGGTCCTGGCTGGGCCCGCTCCCCGGCATGCGCCAGATGCGCCCGGGCAGCGCCCTGTTGAACCGTCTCAACGACGACCTCGACACCCTCACCCAACGCCCCCTCACCTGCTACTGGACGCCCTTCGATCTGGTCATCGTGCCGGCGCGCAGCAGCACCTTGAGCGCCGCGTCCAACGTGCGCATCGACTCCATGTGCCATCAATGCATCCTCAACCATCCCCGGCTGCATCAGGACGTGCGCTCGCGCATCCTGGCGCTGCACGCGGGCGCATCACCGGAGACGCCATGACTGCCTCCCCCATCGTCGTCTGGTTTCGCGACGATCTGCGCATCACCGATCAGCCCGCCCTGCAGGCGGCAGCCCAGAGCGGCCAGCCCGTGGTAGCGGTCTACGTGCTGGACGACAAGTCCCCCGGCGACTGGGCCCTCGGCGGCGCCAGCCGTTGGTGGCTGCATCACAGCCTGACCCGCCTCGGCGAATCGCTGGCGCAGCTGGGCGTGCCACTCACCCTGCGCCGCGGCCGCTTTACGGATGTGCTCACCAAGCTGGTCGCCGAGGTGGGCGCGGACGCGCTGTACTGCGGCCGAGGCTACGAACCGTGGGTGGTGGACACCGAAGGGCAACTGAACACCGCGCTCAGCGAAACCGGAGTCACGGTGAAACGCTTCGCCGGCAGGCTGCTGTTCGAGCCGGGACGCATCGTCACCGGCAGCGGTGACACCTACAAGGTCTTCACCCCCTTCTGGCGCGCGTGCCTGCGCGCGGATCCGCCCAAAGCGCCTGCCCCCGCGCCGGAGACGCTCACAGCCTTCGACACCGCCGTCTCCAGTGAGTCCCTGAGAGATTGGCAGCTGCTGCCGACGACGCCGGACTGGTCAGGGGGCTTCACCGATCAATGGACCCCCGGCGAAGCGGGTGCTATCGCGGCCCTCGAGCGGTTCCTCGAGACCAGCCTCGGCGATTACCACGACGCCCGTGACATCCCGGGCGAGCGCGGCACCTCGCGCCTATCGGCCCATCTGCGCTTCGGCGAGATCAGCCCGCGCCAGATCTGGCAGCTGGTGCTGAACGAGGTGGGCGGCAATATCGCCGACCCTCGCGCCGAAGCCTATCTGCGCGAGCTCGGCTGGCGAGACTTCAACAGCCACCTCCTCCTTGCTTACCCCACCATCGGCGAACACGCCTTCAAGCCCGCCTACGAGGCCTTCCCCTGGCGCGACGACGCCGCGGGCCTGCGCGCCTGGCAGCGGGGTCAGACCGGCTACCCCATCGTCGACGCCGGCATGCGCGAGCTGTGGACCACCGGCTGGATGCACAATCGCGTGCGCATGATCGTCGGCTCCTTCCTGGTCAAGCACCTCCTGCTGCCCTGGCGCCTCGGCGAGAATTGGTTCTGGGACACGCTGGTGGATGCGGATCTGGCGAACAACGCCGGCGGTTGGCAGTGGGCCGCGGGCTCCGGGGCGGATGCAGCGCCCTACTTCCGCATCTTCAATCCCACCCTGCAGGGCAAGAAGTTCGATGCGAAGGGCACCTATGTGCGGCGTTGGGTGCCGGAGATCGCCTCCATCCCGGACAAGTACATCCACGAGCCCGTGGCGGCGCCGACGAAGGTGTTGGAGGGCGTTGGCGTGAAGCTGGGCCGGGACTACCCGGCGCCGATCGTCGCCCACAAGATGGCGCGGGAACGCGCGCTCTCGGCGCTCAAAGCGGTGACGGGCTGACGGCTCTCAGGGCACCGCTACCAACGGCGTGACGAGCACCGGATCACCGTCACCGCGACGGATCTC containing:
- a CDS encoding cryptochrome/photolyase family protein, yielding MTKRKPSARRVMPLLGNHLFVPSALPPVGSVLIFMAEDRHLCTYVRHHQQKIVLFLAAMRHHAQSLREAGYEVEYHALEEDGDTPFEDKLAACLKREGANELVHFEVEDKPFEKRLQHFAERHDLACEVLENPMFLCPRERFAQYLEGARRPFMAEFYKQERKRLGVLMEADGENPIGGQWSFDADNRRKLPASQDIPELPGRRLDEITQAVIELVTREFPDHPGDGNQFWFPVTRRQALAWLKRFIDERLELFGPYQDALTTRSPTVFHSVLTPMLNLGLITPRDVLYRVERAHRDHPELPLQSIEGFIRQIIGWREFIRGIYRHHGETQAERNHWQHTRELTDDWYEGTTGIPPLDDSIRDVQRLGWVHHIPRLMVFGNLMTLCEIHPHRVHDWFMEMFVDSSEWVMGPNVYGMGIFSDGGIFATKPYICGSNYLLKMSDYRKGEWCDVVDGLYWRFIARHREQFASNPRLSMMTRTLDKMKDTRRETIFSAAEAFLEAKTRAA
- a CDS encoding alpha/beta fold hydrolase → MNADMGNTAAPQAEAAAVLVHGIMDLGRIFRPLQGTLEEAGIASSAPNLVPNHGGARLEALAEQLAEHIEQHVPATQPVHLLGFSMGAIVSRYYLQALGGIERTAQFLSVCAPHHGTQWSWLGPLPGMRQMRPGSALLNRLNDDLDTLTQRPLTCYWTPFDLVIVPARSSTLSAASNVRIDSMCHQCILNHPRLHQDVRSRILALHAGASPETP
- a CDS encoding deoxyribodipyrimidine photo-lyase, producing the protein MTASPIVVWFRDDLRITDQPALQAAAQSGQPVVAVYVLDDKSPGDWALGGASRWWLHHSLTRLGESLAQLGVPLTLRRGRFTDVLTKLVAEVGADALYCGRGYEPWVVDTEGQLNTALSETGVTVKRFAGRLLFEPGRIVTGSGDTYKVFTPFWRACLRADPPKAPAPAPETLTAFDTAVSSESLRDWQLLPTTPDWSGGFTDQWTPGEAGAIAALERFLETSLGDYHDARDIPGERGTSRLSAHLRFGEISPRQIWQLVLNEVGGNIADPRAEAYLRELGWRDFNSHLLLAYPTIGEHAFKPAYEAFPWRDDAAGLRAWQRGQTGYPIVDAGMRELWTTGWMHNRVRMIVGSFLVKHLLLPWRLGENWFWDTLVDADLANNAGGWQWAAGSGADAAPYFRIFNPTLQGKKFDAKGTYVRRWVPEIASIPDKYIHEPVAAPTKVLEGVGVKLGRDYPAPIVAHKMARERALSALKAVTG